AACGACGTTGTTCCCACGAACGGTGATTGATGACGTTGGGATAGCGCCGCTGACATCCATGTTTCTCAAGGGGCCGATAAGGGCTTCGACATCCGATGACTTTCGCCCCCGGGTTCACGATAGCGATGTACTGTTTGTTCACAACGGTGCGGACGAGATGCTTTGGAGGCCGATAACCAACCCAGCCCAGCTCCAGACCTCCTCATTCATCGACGACGGACCGGCGGGTTTCGGGCTTTTTCAAAGCGCGCGCTCGTTCGAGGATTATGAAGACACTGAGGCTCGGTATCACGACAGACCTTCTGGATTTGTCCAACCGCTTGGTGATTGGGGCGCGGGCGCGGTGGTGCTGGTCGAAATTCCAACCGCCGATGAGTTTCTGGACAACATCGTCGCATTTTGGCGACCCGAGGCGGCGCTGCTACCGGGCGAGAGCTACCAGTATGACTATCGCCTTACATGGACACTGAACCTGCCCAACACGGGCGGCGTTGCATCGGTTCTTCAAAGCCGCAGCGGCCGCGAACATGATCAGCCAGGCGCCCGGCGGTATGTGGTGGACGTCGATACCCAGCAAAGGGATGCCGTGCCCGTGATCTCAGCAAGCGAAGGCGCCGAAATTGATGGGGTAAGTGCCTTCGCGCTGCCAGATGAACGCGGCACACGCGTGACTTTCCTCATGCGACCTCCGCCTGCCGATAGTGCAGAGATACGGCTTAGCCTTCGCGGCACCGATAACACCCCGCTCAGCCCGGTTTGGCTCCACCGGTGGACGCGGGCGCGCGATGGTGGGGTTTAGTCAGCGTCTGACCAGCTGACCCGTCCCCATATGGGCCGGTGATCGGAGGTCATGCGGATGCCAGGACCGTCGAGCACCTCCGTTTCGACCTGAGCCAGATCGGGAGACGCCAGAATACGGTCCAGCGGAAGCATTGGTCTATTGATCGGAAACGTGCCCTTAGCTGGCCCTGAAAATGCGTGTTGCATCACACGAGCAGACAGGGCCATGCCGCCCCAGGGTCGCCACTCATTGAGGTCGCCAGCCAGGACCGTCGGCATCGGCGCTCGGCGAAACAGATATTGGCCAATCGTGCGCAACTGAGCCATACGCAGTCCCTGCCATAACGACAGGTGGGTGCCGATCCAACGCACGTTATCTGTGCCCGAGCGTGCGTCAACGATCACAGCACCGCGATGGCAGTGCCCGGGAAGGTCAAGAACGTCCAGCCGCTCTATCGCAAAGCGTGGCTGAAGAAAGACGATCACACCGAGAAAACCGTGGCTTCGTTCACCCCAACGGTGATCGGTATGCGTGTGGACGCAACGCAATCCGGTGGACATCTCCAGCCGCTTGATATCAAGCAGGCCAGCATGAGGCGGCACCTCCTCATCGGCTTCAGTCAGGATCAGCGCGTCAGTTTGAGGCCGCCAGACCTCGTCCTCCAGCACCTGCACCGTGCGATCGGGGTCGACGATACCGTCATTACCACGGCAGCGGTGTACGTTCCATGTAATGCAGGAGACCAAGGTGCCCACCAACAACCAGCTTCGGTCACACAGTCGTAGCGCCGCGACGTTAACCGCCCCCAAATATCACGATTGGGGGATCTCGCACCTGTCTGCCAGCCATAATGCGCCCGCGCGGCGCGCCGTGTTCTTGTGGGCAAACTATGCGGAGCGGGACGGCATGAGGAGCGCCGTCGCCATATCCTCGTCGGTAATCAAATGGGTCGCGAAACCGCCACGCAGCGCCGATCTGACAGCCTCGCGCTTATCAGGTCCACAAGCCACCAGTATCCGCGTCTTAACGGCGCTGAGCGTCGCAAGCGAAACGCCGATCAGCCGGTCGGAAAGGGGCCCCGTAACCTCCTTGCCGTCCGCATCGATGAAATTCCCCCAGAAAACGCCGTGCGCGCCTTTGTTCAGGTAGATGGAAAGCTCGCCGTCGTCCGCCATTCCGGAGCTCATAAGCGTAACCGGCGCCGACAGACTTCCCACAGAAAACACCGCTTTGGATAAGGTTGATAGGTCCTGTAGCTGCCTCGCAATGACAGGTTCATCGCAGAGCTTCGACGCGAGTTCAGCCGTCGAGACGACAGCTGGCGCGTGCAAGGTGTGGCATGTCGCAAGGCTGCGCCGTGCGATTTCGATCGCGCACGCTTCAGCGGCATAAAGCGGATTAAAACTCATCGAACCCACCATCTGATAGACACTGAGATCGGCAATCGGGCCGTTGGGAAATCGCCGCGCCACGCGCTGGACCGTCTCCCCCCATGCAACGCCAAGCCGATCCCCAGGTTCAAGGAGATCACGCAACGCAGAAGCCGCCAGTTGCGCCACGCGGTCCAAGACAGCGTCGTCGCTTCGCGGCTGCAAATCATGGTGGGCGACATAGCAATCGGTGAGGCTGAACGCCTCTGCCAGTTGGCGCGCCAACGGCGATGCGGCGAAGCTCTCGCCGCGAATCCGGATGTCGACGATGCCGAGTTCGCGCGCCAAACGCAGGTAATTCACGATCGTCGCGCGCGACAGTCCTATCCGCTGCGCGATTTCGCTCTGGGTCAGCCCTTCTCGGTAGTACAGCATGGCGACATGGGCGAGCTGCGCCTCCGAGTGGCCTGGGTCTTTGAGGGGCTTGTTGTCCGTCATTGCTTAAGCAACCCGCCCTGTTAGCTGCGCGACCGGTCTGCGACAGTTGTCCGCCGTCCGACTGATAGACCGATCTCGCAGATCAAGCTGCGGCCCGCTCGGGGAACAGGCCGGCAAGGCCCTCGGGTGAGGCCTCACAAATGCCGCGCTCGGTAATCAGACCCGTCACCAGTCGTGCGGGCGTCACATCGAAAGCGGGGTTGCCGAGTGAAGAGCCATCCGGCGAAACCATGACTTCCGCGGTGGTGCCATCTTCGCTGACGCCCTGGATGTGCGAAACCTCCCGGCCAGGCCGCTCTTCAATTGGGATCTCTTTCACCCCATCGCTTACGGTCCAATCGATCGTGGGCGACGGCAGAGCAACATAAAAGGGCACGCCATTGTCTTTGGCGGCGAGCGCCTTGAGGTAGGTACCGATTTTGTTGCAGACGTCGCCGCGGGCCGTTGTGCGGTCTGTCCCGGTGATGACCATGTCGACCGAACCGTGCTGCATGAGATGGCCACCGGCATTGTCGGTGATGTAGGCGTGCTCGATGCCATGGCTGCCGAGCTCCCAAGCCGTCAGAGCACCCTGATTGCGGGGGCGCGTCTCATCAACCCAAACACTGATAGGCAGTCCAGCATCGGCGGCATGGTACATGGGGCTTGTCGCGGTACCCCAGTCCACAGTTGCAAGCCAGCCTGCGTTGCAATGGGTGAGAAGCCGCACAGGCTCCCCCGCGGGCTTGCGCGCAGCGATTTCCTTGATGATCTCCAATCCGTGGACACCGATCATGCGATTGATTTCCACGTCCTCATCGGCAATTGCGTGCGCAAGCTGCATGGCAGCACCGGGCCTTTCAGACGGCGAAAGCGGCTGCAGGTGCGCACGGCAGCGATCCAACGCCCAACGCAAATTGATAGCCGTTGGACGGGTTGCGTTCAGCTGCTGCCAAATCTCATTGAGGGCGTTATCTGACGGCTCCCGCCGCATCTGCTCGGCAACGCCGTATGCGGCCGTGGCGCCGATAAGTGGCGCCCCACGAACCCACATGTCCTTGATGGCTGTTGCAAAGCTCTCCGCGCTCTTGAGCGAAACCACCTCAAACGCATGCGGCAACCATCTTTGATCGATAATTCGCACCTCGTCGAGGCTGCGGTCATACCAGATCGAGCGGTAGGGCGTGCCGTTGACTTTCATAGCAAGTCCTTTGCGTTGGCTGCTTTTGCCATGTCGATCAAGGCCCCTGCACCTGCCGGCCGATCGAGCAATATCGTCCTGCCCAAGTCGATGCTGCGAGCCTCAAGCTTCGCGCGGGTTGCCGTGTCGTCGACAGTTTCGAAATCAGCATTGTGCGCGAGGGTGAGAATGCGGCGATGCAATTCGACGCCGCAGAACCCCATCGCGTCTTTCCAGATGTGCCCCATAAGCGCGTCGCGCGCACCGGCGGAGGACTGCCCCTGATCTTCCCACAGGCTGAGTGGGTACAGGATGCCCGTCCGCTCGACCTCCCAAAGTCTCTTGAATTCCTCGGCGAAGGCGTCGATTGTCTCGCTGATCACCGCCAAGAGCCAGTCCTGGTAGTCGAGAAGATCATTGGCGGATCGATGCGCGGGCTGGCTGAAATAGGCCATAAGGTAGTTGGAAATCAGCATTCCCAAGTCGAAACCGAACGGACCGTAAAAGGCAAATTCTGGGTCGATGATCCTGGTTTCGTTCTCGGTGCACATGACCGAACCGGTGTGCAAATCGCCATGCATCAGTGTCTCGCCGCCTGACGTAAAGCGCATGAGCATGGTTTGAGCGGCGGCTTTGACGTCAGGATCGGCGCGCAGGCGGTCGACAACAGGTTGCAGTTCGGGCGTGTGATGATTGCGCTCAGCATCGTAATAGCTATCGGTGAAGACCAGCTGTTCAGTGATGTCGCACAGTTCGACATTCCCGCTGAACAGCGCGGTGTCCGCCTTCTTCTGACCGGCCTGCATTGACAGATCGGAGCCGCGAAAGGCCGTTCGTGCGCAAAACCGACCCAATGCTGCGCCGAGACCGTCAACGCGCTCGCCCTTGATCAGCTTGCCGCGCAGGATGATGTGAGGAGACAGGTACTCCATGACGATAAGCGCTTGCGTCTCATCGAAATGGTAGATTTCGGGGACCATTCCCGGATCACGGGCAGCCTGTCGTGTCAGCGCGTGGTATTCGAAGAACGCACGCTTCAAAGGCAAGGGCCAGCTGTCGCCGACCAAGCGAACGTAGGGAAGTGCCTGCTTAACCACGATTTGCCCGCTTGGTCCGGAAACGATGAAAACCAGATTGAGGTTTCCGTCTCCGACTTCCTTCACGGTCCAGACGTCCGGATCGGAACCCACCCGCGCTCGGATCCCTGGCAACGGGCTAAGTCGTGCCGGTAGTGTACTGATCGTGAGTGCCTGGTAGTCGGGTTCTGTTACCGTTGTGTCCATCGCAGCAGCTTTCTGTTTCTGCTCGACCTCCGCAAAGCCGCGTTCGGATGGATCGAGCTTCGGCAGCGAGCGAAAACCGCTCTTTGGGTCGCGAAGACTGCTTGGCACACTTGGCATTTGTCAAGTCACCTTGACTTTTGCCATGGCTAAAAGCACGTTGAATCCGAGAACAATCACGGGCAAACCGTGGGTGACCGGCAAACAGGTCGTGAAATCATGAACCATGCCGCCTGCCACATGGTCGGTATCGAAAAAGCCTTCGGGCCCAACCGCGTGTTGCGCGGGATCGATCTGAAAATCCCAGCTGGTCAGACGACGGTGCTGATGGGCGCTAACGGGGCAGGCAAGTCAACCCTTGTGAAAATCCTTTGCGGGGTCCACCGCCCGGATGAAGGCCAGATTGACCTTTTTGGCGAGGCGTTTTCTCCAAGTTCCCCGTCGCAGGCGATCGACGCTGGTGTTGTTACGGTCCACCAAGCGATTAATGACGGCGTCATTCCAGATCTCGATGTTGCCTCGAACCTTATGCTCGACCAACTCAATTCGGTACGCGCGGGCTTTCTGATCAATCGACGCAAACTCAATGCTCAAGCCCGGGAAATCGCTGGCGCTATGGGCATCGACATTGACGTGAGAACGCCGGTGGCAGAGCTTGGCGTTGCTGAACGGCAGCTGATCGCCATCGCCCGCGCCATGGCCAAGAAACCCAAGGTCTTGATCCTTGATGAGCCAACCTCCTCTCTGTCCGCGACAGAGGCTGAACGCCTCTTCGGTCTGCTGGATCGACTAAGAGAAACCGGTGTGGCCGTCTTGTACATCTCGCATCGTATGTCCGACATCCGCCGCATTGCTGACCGGATCGTGTGCATGCGCGATGGCCAGATTTCAGGAACCTTTGAGACCCAGCCGCTCGACTATGAGGGGGCGGTTACGGCGATGCTTGGTCACGCGATGACCGCGGTGGACTTTGACGTCGCGAGCCCGGGCGAACCGGTTCTTCAGCTCAATGATCTAAAGCTGTCCACAGACGGCGAGCCGTTCAACCTCACAGCACATCGTAACGAGGTGATCGCCATCACCGGGTTACTGGGCAGCGGCAAGTCGAAACTGGCATCGATCCTGTTTGGGATGCAGGCGCCAATGAGCGGATCGATGCGCTTGGCAGGGAAGCCGTACGCCCCCAAGTCACCGCAAGATGCGATCAGGGCCGGAGTATTTCTCTCGGCAAAAGATCGGGCTTCCAACGGTGTTGTTCCAACCTTCGATATCACACAAAATCTGACCTTGCCGTTCACCGCGCGGCATGCTCCCCTCTCGTTCCTCAACCGGAAGAGCGAGCGGAAGACAACGCGGAACATGATCGGTCAACTGGGCGTTGTCTGTCAGTCGGAGCACGACGACATAGGCACCTTATCAGGCGGGAACCAGCAGAAGGTGATGGTTGGGAGGTGGATGGCGGAAGCAAGCCAGCTGCTGCTGCTTGATGAGCCCTTTCAGGGCGTTGATATTCGCGCCCGACACGACATCGGACATTCCATTCGCGAGACGGCCAAAGAGCGAGCGACCATCGTGTTTGCGGCAGAACTGGATGAAGCGCTAGAAATAGCCGATCGAATCCTGGTGCTCTATGAGCATAGCCTGGTCGGTGAGCACCGAAACGATGGTGTCGACCTTGCAGCCATCCTCTCACAAATCTCGGGTGAGAGTGCAAACAAAACTCCGGGTTCCTCACCCGTTGCCGGAGTCCGCTCAGCATGACCACCGACACTCAAACCTCGCGACCAGTGCCACCGAGTGTCGATCGCTCGCAGACCCTCGTTCTGCTCGGCATCCGCTATGGCTTCCTTTGCCTCCTGCTCGGCCTCATCGTCTTTTTCTCCATCGCCGCGCCAGGCTTCGCTGGCCCGCGCTCTGCTGCGTTCATTTTTCAGTCAGTGGCGATTACGGGTATTCTTGCTCTGGGGGTGACGTGCACGCTGGTGGTTGGCGGTTTCGATCTGTCAATCGGATCGGTTGCAACCTCCGCGCTGATGTTATCGGCGTACATGATGGTGGTCCTGCAGCAGTCAGCCTTTGTCGCTGTCCTCGCTTGCCTTGTGATGGGAGCGTTTGTTGGGCTGGTGAATGGCCTGCTGATCGTCAAGATGCGGGTGCCGGACTTGCTTGCTACGCTCGGCATGATGTTCCTTCTGATCGGCCTGCAGCGCATTCCAACGGAGGGGCGCTCGATCTCCACGGGTATGACCCTGCCTGGGGGAGAGACCGCAGAGGGTACGTTCTCAGCGGCCTTTCTTTGGCTCGGTCGACATCGCTTCGACTTGGTTCTTGAAGACCTCATTCCCGTGCCGGTCGTGGTCTTTCTGATTGTTGGTGTCCTCGTTTGGGTCTTCCTTGAACTGACGCGGCACGGTCGGTTGATGTACGCCATCGGCTCCAATGAGAGGGCCGCTGCGCTCGCCGGGACAAACGTCCAGCGTTACAAGATTACGGCCTACATGATATCGGGCGTTATGGCCTCGATAGGCGGTATCCTGCTCGCTGCCCGCCTTGGCCGAGGTGATATCGCATCGGGGAATAATCTGCTTCTTGATAGCGTGGCGGCGGCGCTGATTGGTTTCGCCGTTCTCGGCGCGGCGAAGCCAAATGCATTCGGAACCGCGATCGGGGCGCTGTTTGTCGGCGTCCTTTTGCAGGGACTAACGATGATGAATGCGCCCTACTACACCCAAGACTTCGTCAAGGGGGCCGTCTTGGTGGTCGCCTTGATGTTCACGTTCGCCCTTTCGACGCGCAAGCGCGGTGGGGGTCACTGAGCGGGTTATTTTGCCCCGTACAACGATAAGAAGAACCGACAAAAACAGGGAGAGATACCAATGATCGGTACGAAAAGAACCTTCATGAAACTGGTAGTCGGTGCGCTTGCCGCCTCGACATGCCTTTCCGGCGCCGCGCTGGCGCAGGATATGCCGGCACCGTTTGACAACGCTGGCGACGTCCAAATCGCTTTGGTCCGCTATCTTTCGACAGGTGACTTTTTCCAGGCCTACCTGGCCGGCGTGGAGGCACAGTCCGAGGCGCTCGGCGTTGATCTGCGCGTCTTCGACAGCCGCCAAGATGCGGCGTTGCAGGCAGATATGGTCGATCAGGCGATTGCATTGGGCGTCGATGGCATCATCATTCAACACGGCCTGACCGAGTCGATGCGTGATGCTGCGCAGCGTGCGGTCGACGCGGGCATCAAAGTGGTTGCTTTTGACGTGAACGTCGAAAACGAGATGGTTCCGCAGATCGAACAATCTGACTATCTTCTGGGCCGCATGGCGCTTGATCAGGCCATCGAAGACAATGGAACGGAATGGACAGCCGGTTATGTTTACGTGCCGGGTATCGCGCCACTCGATCGCCGCGATACGGCATGGCAGGAGGTTCGTGAAGAGAACCCGATGATCGATGAGGTTGCGCGGTTTGGCACGCTCGACAATCCGATTGCCAACTCCAACGCCAACCAGGCGCGCTCTGTCCTGCAAGCCAACCCTGACATCAACGTCGTCTTCGCACCTTATGATGAGTTCGCTAAAGGCGTCGTAATTGCCGTCAATGAAGCTGGGCTAAGCGATCAGGTCAGCATCTACTCCGCCGACGTGTCGACCGCTGATATCGCGGTCATGCGCGAACCGGGGAGCCCGTGGAAAGCTACCGTTGCAACCAACCCGGCGGTCGTTGGTGAAGTCTCGGTCCGGAGCCTGGCCATTATGCTCGCAGGTGGCGATCCGGGTGCGCAAGTCATTGTGCCACCGACCCTGATCACGCAGGACTTCCTTAACGAGGCCGATATCTCGAACATGGATGAGCTGTCCGCGGCGATGCCCCAGTTTCAGCATGCGGACGTCGCTATGACGGATTGGATGCCTCTCCCGCCGCGCTGAGATCAGCTTTCGCAGATAATGAAGGGGGCGTCTTCGTCCCCTTCTTTTTACCGGGTCCGACCTGCTCTCATTGGCTGCGAGAAAGCAGGCCGGCTAGCCCAAGATACTGGATATCGCTTTCGACAATTGTCAGCGCTTTTGACTTATGCCAAATCAGGCAAGCCGTCATAGACCAGTCAAATAAGAGCTTCATGACCCGCCCAAACGCAAAAACGACTGAGGAAATCGCCCTTGGAATCCGCCGGCGCGTATTTGAGCATGCCATGCGAAACAACGGCGGCTATCTCAGTCAGGCTTGCTCGGCGGCCGAACAATTAGCTTGGCTCTATAACGAGGCGCTGGAATTGGGGGCGCCAACACTGCCGATGGTTCCAGAGCCTTTTGGGGGCGTGCCATCGTTCGATAACCCAACCTACCGCACAGGCGCAGGCTACAATGGCCCCGCCCGTAGCGATCTCGACCGTCTTTTTATCGCGCCGGCGCACTATGCTTTAGTTGCCTATGCCACGCTCATCGAGGTCCGGCGCATGGCGCCAGAAGGCCTCGAGATGTTCAACAAGGACGGCTCGTCGGTGGAGATGATCGGCGCCGAGCACTCACCGGGGATGGAAGTACACAACGGGACGCTGGGGATCGGGTTTTCGACGGCAGCGGGCCTTGCATGGGCACGTAAGCGCAAAAAGGAAACCGGCAAGACATGGGTCTTCATGTCGG
The Pseudomonadota bacterium genome window above contains:
- the mtnK gene encoding S-methyl-5-thioribose kinase, with protein sequence MDTTVTEPDYQALTISTLPARLSPLPGIRARVGSDPDVWTVKEVGDGNLNLVFIVSGPSGQIVVKQALPYVRLVGDSWPLPLKRAFFEYHALTRQAARDPGMVPEIYHFDETQALIVMEYLSPHIILRGKLIKGERVDGLGAALGRFCARTAFRGSDLSMQAGQKKADTALFSGNVELCDITEQLVFTDSYYDAERNHHTPELQPVVDRLRADPDVKAAAQTMLMRFTSGGETLMHGDLHTGSVMCTENETRIIDPEFAFYGPFGFDLGMLISNYLMAYFSQPAHRSANDLLDYQDWLLAVISETIDAFAEEFKRLWEVERTGILYPLSLWEDQGQSSAGARDALMGHIWKDAMGFCGVELHRRILTLAHNADFETVDDTATRAKLEARSIDLGRTILLDRPAGAGALIDMAKAANAKDLL
- a CDS encoding ABC transporter permease, yielding MTTDTQTSRPVPPSVDRSQTLVLLGIRYGFLCLLLGLIVFFSIAAPGFAGPRSAAFIFQSVAITGILALGVTCTLVVGGFDLSIGSVATSALMLSAYMMVVLQQSAFVAVLACLVMGAFVGLVNGLLIVKMRVPDLLATLGMMFLLIGLQRIPTEGRSISTGMTLPGGETAEGTFSAAFLWLGRHRFDLVLEDLIPVPVVVFLIVGVLVWVFLELTRHGRLMYAIGSNERAAALAGTNVQRYKITAYMISGVMASIGGILLAARLGRGDIASGNNLLLDSVAAALIGFAVLGAAKPNAFGTAIGALFVGVLLQGLTMMNAPYYTQDFVKGAVLVVALMFTFALSTRKRGGGH
- a CDS encoding endonuclease/exonuclease/phosphatase family protein, whose product is MGTLVSCITWNVHRCRGNDGIVDPDRTVQVLEDEVWRPQTDALILTEADEEVPPHAGLLDIKRLEMSTGLRCVHTHTDHRWGERSHGFLGVIVFLQPRFAIERLDVLDLPGHCHRGAVIVDARSGTDNVRWIGTHLSLWQGLRMAQLRTIGQYLFRRAPMPTVLAGDLNEWRPWGGMALSARVMQHAFSGPAKGTFPINRPMLPLDRILASPDLAQVETEVLDGPGIRMTSDHRPIWGRVSWSDAD
- a CDS encoding sugar-binding transcriptional regulator, whose product is MTDNKPLKDPGHSEAQLAHVAMLYYREGLTQSEIAQRIGLSRATIVNYLRLARELGIVDIRIRGESFAASPLARQLAEAFSLTDCYVAHHDLQPRSDDAVLDRVAQLAASALRDLLEPGDRLGVAWGETVQRVARRFPNGPIADLSVYQMVGSMSFNPLYAAEACAIEIARRSLATCHTLHAPAVVSTAELASKLCDEPVIARQLQDLSTLSKAVFSVGSLSAPVTLMSSGMADDGELSIYLNKGAHGVFWGNFIDADGKEVTGPLSDRLIGVSLATLSAVKTRILVACGPDKREAVRSALRGGFATHLITDEDMATALLMPSRSA
- a CDS encoding transketolase, with the protein product MTRPNAKTTEEIALGIRRRVFEHAMRNNGGYLSQACSAAEQLAWLYNEALELGAPTLPMVPEPFGGVPSFDNPTYRTGAGYNGPARSDLDRLFIAPAHYALVAYATLIEVRRMAPEGLEMFNKDGSSVEMIGAEHSPGMEVHNGTLGIGFSTAAGLAWARKRKKETGKTWVFMSDGEVQEGQTWEAIQCAAHHGIDNLYAIMDVNRQQCDGAMSSVMEVGDIKTKMENFGAAVVSIDGHKLDEMRDAVQTKHKGKPLIILANTSPFRGMPTLQRRFPRLHYVRFKSENERAEMNHDIARALGVEPIDYGRAH
- a CDS encoding glucan biosynthesis protein G, translating into MINRRHFIAAMASTAAVHLSPTTGRSETSDLLEYARRLGQNAYSPSTSQLQAPFADLDYDAYRGIRPKPGRAAMLPLGERYAFDLLPPGLYFPDPVAIDIMRPSGPEQVAFSPGLFSFEPRYFDAIPDRSPGADFSGLRLRYPLNAADVLDEVMVAQGGSYFRAIGQSMVYGLSARAVAIGTGGADPEEFPRFIQMRLHEPAGDVVRLEAVIDSPSLAGHFDMRLRPGADTTAEITTTLFPRTVIDDVGIAPLTSMFLKGPIRASTSDDFRPRVHDSDVLFVHNGADEMLWRPITNPAQLQTSSFIDDGPAGFGLFQSARSFEDYEDTEARYHDRPSGFVQPLGDWGAGAVVLVEIPTADEFLDNIVAFWRPEAALLPGESYQYDYRLTWTLNLPNTGGVASVLQSRSGREHDQPGARRYVVDVDTQQRDAVPVISASEGAEIDGVSAFALPDERGTRVTFLMRPPPADSAEIRLSLRGTDNTPLSPVWLHRWTRARDGGV
- a CDS encoding sugar ABC transporter ATP-binding protein; its protein translation is MNHAACHMVGIEKAFGPNRVLRGIDLKIPAGQTTVLMGANGAGKSTLVKILCGVHRPDEGQIDLFGEAFSPSSPSQAIDAGVVTVHQAINDGVIPDLDVASNLMLDQLNSVRAGFLINRRKLNAQAREIAGAMGIDIDVRTPVAELGVAERQLIAIARAMAKKPKVLILDEPTSSLSATEAERLFGLLDRLRETGVAVLYISHRMSDIRRIADRIVCMRDGQISGTFETQPLDYEGAVTAMLGHAMTAVDFDVASPGEPVLQLNDLKLSTDGEPFNLTAHRNEVIAITGLLGSGKSKLASILFGMQAPMSGSMRLAGKPYAPKSPQDAIRAGVFLSAKDRASNGVVPTFDITQNLTLPFTARHAPLSFLNRKSERKTTRNMIGQLGVVCQSEHDDIGTLSGGNQQKVMVGRWMAEASQLLLLDEPFQGVDIRARHDIGHSIRETAKERATIVFAAELDEALEIADRILVLYEHSLVGEHRNDGVDLAAILSQISGESANKTPGSSPVAGVRSA
- the mtnA gene encoding S-methyl-5-thioribose-1-phosphate isomerase, which codes for MKVNGTPYRSIWYDRSLDEVRIIDQRWLPHAFEVVSLKSAESFATAIKDMWVRGAPLIGATAAYGVAEQMRREPSDNALNEIWQQLNATRPTAINLRWALDRCRAHLQPLSPSERPGAAMQLAHAIADEDVEINRMIGVHGLEIIKEIAARKPAGEPVRLLTHCNAGWLATVDWGTATSPMYHAADAGLPISVWVDETRPRNQGALTAWELGSHGIEHAYITDNAGGHLMQHGSVDMVITGTDRTTARGDVCNKIGTYLKALAAKDNGVPFYVALPSPTIDWTVSDGVKEIPIEERPGREVSHIQGVSEDGTTAEVMVSPDGSSLGNPAFDVTPARLVTGLITERGICEASPEGLAGLFPERAAA
- a CDS encoding substrate-binding domain-containing protein, with translation MKLVVGALAASTCLSGAALAQDMPAPFDNAGDVQIALVRYLSTGDFFQAYLAGVEAQSEALGVDLRVFDSRQDAALQADMVDQAIALGVDGIIIQHGLTESMRDAAQRAVDAGIKVVAFDVNVENEMVPQIEQSDYLLGRMALDQAIEDNGTEWTAGYVYVPGIAPLDRRDTAWQEVREENPMIDEVARFGTLDNPIANSNANQARSVLQANPDINVVFAPYDEFAKGVVIAVNEAGLSDQVSIYSADVSTADIAVMREPGSPWKATVATNPAVVGEVSVRSLAIMLAGGDPGAQVIVPPTLITQDFLNEADISNMDELSAAMPQFQHADVAMTDWMPLPPR